One genomic window of Candidatus Methylomirabilis lanthanidiphila includes the following:
- a CDS encoding D-arabinose 5-phosphate isomerase, translating to MIADRGRQVLQIEAEAILALIPKLDARFDRAVAILRDCRGRVVLTGMGKSGSVAQKIASTLASTGTPAFFLHPAEGGHGDLGMLVRGDVVIAISNSGETDELVGLLPAIKRLGLMLIALVGDPASTLARQSDVAIDVGVAKEACPLALAPTASTTAALAMGDALAVALLEQRGFTEADFALLHPAGSLGRRLLWRVQDLMHIGEQLPVIGQHALMRDALVEISRKRLGMTAVVDEAGMLTGIISDGDLRRALQNGIDLLQRQVKDCMTAHPKTINRDALAAQALEMMERHAITSLLSVDPEGRPEGVIHLHDLLRAGVV from the coding sequence ATGATTGCCGATCGAGGCCGACAGGTGCTGCAAATCGAGGCCGAAGCTATTCTGGCCTTGATCCCGAAACTTGATGCGCGGTTTGACCGGGCCGTGGCGATCCTCCGAGATTGCCGGGGCCGGGTCGTACTGACCGGTATGGGCAAGTCCGGCTCGGTGGCGCAGAAGATCGCCTCGACGTTAGCCAGCACCGGGACCCCTGCGTTCTTTCTTCACCCCGCCGAGGGGGGGCATGGCGACCTGGGAATGCTGGTTCGCGGCGATGTTGTCATTGCGATCTCGAACAGCGGTGAGACAGACGAACTGGTCGGCTTACTCCCCGCGATCAAACGACTTGGTCTCATGCTGATCGCGCTGGTCGGTGATCCCGCTTCCACCCTCGCCAGGCAAAGCGATGTCGCTATCGATGTCGGTGTCGCGAAAGAGGCCTGTCCACTGGCATTGGCGCCTACCGCCAGCACCACCGCCGCCCTGGCTATGGGCGATGCCCTTGCGGTAGCCCTGCTCGAGCAGCGCGGCTTCACTGAGGCCGACTTTGCCCTCCTGCATCCGGCCGGCAGCCTGGGACGGCGACTGCTGTGGCGAGTACAGGACCTCATGCACATCGGCGAGCAGCTTCCCGTCATCGGACAGCATGCGCTCATGCGTGACGCGCTTGTCGAGATCTCGCGAAAGCGGCTCGGGATGACCGCTGTCGTCGATGAGGCGGGGATGTTGACCGGGATCATCAGTGATGGCGACCTTCGACGGGCGCTCCAAAACGGAATCGATCTGCTGCAGCGGCAGGTGAAGGATTGTATGACGGCGCACCCCAAAACCATTAACAGGGACGCGCTTGCGGCTCAGGCGCTCGAGATGATGGAACGGCACGCGATCACCTCGCTGCTCAGTGTCGATCCCGAGGGAAGACCGGAAGGGGTCATCCATCTGCACGATCTCCTACGAGCTGGGGTGGTATGA
- the arnT_2 gene encoding Undecaprenyl phosphate-alpha-4-amino-4-deoxy-L-arabinose arabinosyl transferase has product MRRERGVGAGLKPARTGCKANSPSVQEILQIPPLTKGGTGGFGMGGFLEKEWLASGMLLAWTIFVYYSYLGTPLRGDEGMYAAIARRMVRTGDWLQLVYEGRPYFNKPPLHFWLMALSLVAWGPTEFAVRFPSATFGAGTVFLVYVSGKLLFDRRLGMIAAFITTSTLSAVWHAHQARFDVELAFWMNLAFFTFYLAYRGGGRRLGYLCVAALSMAVATMLKGPVGVLLPGVIACAFVVITRRSKVLAEIPYLLIGLAIFLLVTVPYYLSLGETFNRHFFLEENLTRVFHAPNAPFLYLGMIVTGFFPWSLFLPCAGLYLWKSRSRPLDESDLLLRVWSIGFFVLLSLPAGKAERFLVYLIPPFALLTARYWDDLLRYTRALSVTEARLLRIAACLLGLVGVVGAFVGPQLIRLRFVIPDDVWPIPLMLLLGIGCMAVLYAACRCQPSTIFSSVMTVAIVMTIGLVQYFYPVLARYESAKAIARQVHAVVGDSPLVIYHPGRSLGEDILYYLDRPSPVPELQTPDEIYAAFEAARPIFGLLSKSGFEELERRGHLPVMVLADHSYRQRDFVLVTNRAQL; this is encoded by the coding sequence ATGAGAAGGGAGCGCGGGGTAGGGGCGGGTTTGAAGCCCGCCCGTACAGGGTGCAAGGCAAATTCCCCCTCAGTCCAAGAAATTCTTCAGATCCCCCCTTTAACAAAGGGGGGTACGGGGGGATTTGGGATGGGGGGATTTCTGGAAAAAGAGTGGCTGGCCTCAGGTATGCTGCTCGCCTGGACCATTTTCGTCTATTACTCGTATCTGGGGACACCGCTCAGAGGCGACGAAGGGATGTATGCGGCAATCGCGCGGAGGATGGTCCGCACCGGGGACTGGCTGCAGCTTGTCTATGAGGGGCGCCCCTACTTCAATAAACCTCCGTTACATTTCTGGCTGATGGCGCTCTCCCTTGTCGCGTGGGGGCCGACGGAGTTTGCCGTACGATTTCCGTCGGCGACCTTTGGGGCCGGGACAGTGTTCCTGGTGTACGTCAGCGGAAAGCTGCTGTTTGACCGGCGGCTCGGCATGATTGCGGCGTTCATTACGACCTCTACGCTTTCCGCTGTCTGGCACGCCCATCAAGCACGATTCGACGTGGAGCTGGCGTTTTGGATGAATCTGGCATTCTTCACCTTTTATCTGGCGTACCGCGGGGGCGGACGTCGTCTCGGCTATCTCTGTGTCGCTGCCCTGTCAATGGCCGTAGCCACCATGCTCAAAGGTCCCGTGGGCGTCCTCCTGCCTGGCGTCATAGCCTGTGCGTTTGTGGTGATCACGCGGCGATCCAAGGTTCTCGCAGAGATCCCGTACCTGCTGATCGGCCTGGCAATCTTTCTGCTCGTCACCGTACCCTACTATCTGAGCCTGGGTGAAACATTCAACCGACACTTCTTTCTCGAGGAAAATCTCACCCGCGTCTTCCATGCGCCGAACGCGCCGTTTCTCTATCTCGGGATGATCGTGACCGGATTTTTCCCCTGGAGCCTCTTTCTGCCCTGCGCCGGTCTGTATCTCTGGAAGTCGCGTTCCCGTCCTCTCGATGAATCGGACCTGCTGCTCCGCGTCTGGTCCATCGGATTTTTCGTGCTCCTGAGTCTGCCGGCGGGGAAGGCCGAACGATTTCTGGTGTATCTTATCCCGCCCTTTGCCCTGTTAACGGCCAGATATTGGGATGATCTGCTCCGGTATACACGCGCATTGTCGGTCACGGAGGCTCGTCTGCTCAGGATCGCGGCCTGCCTTCTGGGCCTGGTCGGCGTAGTGGGGGCGTTTGTCGGCCCTCAACTCATTCGGTTGCGATTTGTTATCCCCGATGATGTGTGGCCTATCCCCCTCATGCTGCTCCTCGGTATCGGGTGCATGGCTGTTCTGTATGCCGCCTGCCGGTGTCAACCGTCGACGATCTTTTCGAGCGTGATGACGGTTGCCATTGTGATGACCATCGGTCTTGTTCAGTACTTTTATCCTGTGCTTGCCAGATACGAATCCGCCAAGGCGATCGCCCGGCAGGTCCATGCGGTTGTGGGCGACTCCCCGCTGGTGATTTATCATCCTGGCCGGTCGTTGGGCGAGGATATCCTGTATTACCTCGATCGCCCATCGCCGGTGCCGGAACTGCAGACCCCGGATGAGATCTACGCGGCTTTCGAGGCCGCGCGGCCGATCTTCGGTCTCCTGAGTAAAAGCGGCTTCGAAGAGCTTGAACGTCGAGGTCATCTTCCGGTTATGGTTCTCGCGGATCATTCATACCGCCAACGAGACTTTGTCCTGGTGACCAACCGGGCACAGCTCTAA
- a CDS encoding membrane protein, which produces MRQALGGQPVVWKDRYLAYSEPALQYGLVVLIVLLPSAALRSVKGALLIGLVVVWLVRMLVARDAALRRTPLDAPLAAYIAWIAFTLITAAHVMYSLGELLKLMVSVLVFYLVVNQVRDRQAARRLFSAIVLTTCAVSSFGVLKFFLIQQGSLVDRAVRANSLTPDYHWLSTYLVLTIPILLCLAMVQHDWRSRLLFHATCGLSCIALFLTYTRGAWVALLAELCAYGWAARRRLYVILAGGTIAAGLTGLLLLASQSDTVPFSPNADTLNPYTLMTRIKTSGLAIQEISRHPLMGIGYGGKTMVKVYTDAPEVKEAPHPHNLFVEVALGTGIPGLILLLWIFFAVLKVTWGGVARAADPFGRAALLGLGMAVVGIIVSNLFDHIFAGGMAHLFWVLMALAVAIDAAPEGQTVGIEPPQRILVIKLRYLGDVLLSTPVLASLREAFPKAGLSMLVNPSTEAIIATNPHLDEVLIAERTRSLISQLRFAAALRGRRFDLVVDLTDGDRAAILSRLTGAAVRIGFNREGRWRGRLYTHVVPIQAQPVSMIRQHLMALETLAIPVVNDSLPVLRTRASDDAAACAALGAVGIGPGERFVAVHPGARWWWKSWPADRFASLIDHMQKTLGMKVVLLGSVPDREIAEAILDQVESDCRSLVGRLTLLELAGVLRQATLLVGNDNGPMHIAAAMGTPVIGLFGPADPRIWGPVGQGHAVLYKGIDCRSCFPDGCRRGEQNCMRLIALDEVISVVERMLEEPGLYDSEPALTRTEVV; this is translated from the coding sequence CCGGTCGTGTGGAAGGATCGGTATCTGGCGTATTCGGAGCCGGCACTTCAATACGGCCTCGTGGTGCTCATCGTCCTGTTGCCGTCGGCGGCGCTGCGATCGGTGAAAGGCGCCCTCCTTATCGGCCTGGTCGTCGTCTGGCTTGTACGGATGCTGGTTGCCAGGGATGCCGCCCTGCGAAGGACGCCACTGGATGCGCCGCTCGCAGCCTACATCGCATGGATCGCCTTCACCCTCATCACGGCCGCTCATGTCATGTACAGCCTGGGAGAGCTGCTGAAGCTCATGGTGAGTGTGCTGGTGTTCTACCTCGTCGTCAATCAGGTGCGGGACAGGCAAGCGGCACGAAGACTCTTTTCTGCGATTGTGCTGACCACGTGTGCGGTCAGCAGCTTCGGCGTCCTCAAGTTTTTCCTTATTCAGCAGGGGAGTCTTGTCGACAGGGCCGTCAGAGCCAATTCGCTGACCCCTGATTACCATTGGTTAAGCACCTATCTGGTTCTGACTATCCCGATTCTCTTGTGTCTGGCTATGGTGCAGCATGATTGGCGGTCCAGACTGTTGTTCCATGCGACGTGCGGGCTGTCATGCATCGCGTTGTTTCTCACCTACACAAGGGGAGCGTGGGTGGCCCTCCTGGCCGAACTGTGCGCATACGGGTGGGCCGCACGAAGGCGGTTATACGTCATCCTGGCCGGGGGAACCATCGCCGCGGGGTTAACGGGCCTGCTGTTGCTTGCGTCACAAAGCGATACCGTTCCTTTCAGCCCGAACGCCGATACGCTGAATCCCTATACGCTGATGACCCGGATCAAGACCTCAGGACTGGCCATCCAGGAGATTTCCAGGCACCCGCTGATGGGGATCGGATATGGCGGGAAGACGATGGTCAAGGTGTATACGGATGCCCCGGAGGTGAAAGAGGCCCCCCATCCCCATAATCTGTTTGTCGAAGTGGCGCTTGGAACCGGGATTCCGGGTCTGATCCTGCTGTTGTGGATCTTTTTTGCCGTGCTCAAGGTTACGTGGGGGGGGGTAGCCAGAGCCGCTGATCCGTTCGGACGGGCGGCGCTGCTCGGTCTGGGAATGGCGGTCGTGGGGATCATCGTCAGCAACCTGTTTGATCATATCTTCGCGGGGGGCATGGCCCATCTGTTCTGGGTGCTGATGGCGTTGGCGGTAGCCATCGATGCCGCTCCAGAGGGGCAGACGGTGGGAATCGAGCCGCCACAGAGAATCCTTGTGATCAAACTCCGGTACCTGGGCGATGTCCTGCTCAGTACGCCCGTTCTCGCCTCGCTCCGGGAGGCATTTCCCAAGGCCGGCCTGTCGATGCTGGTCAATCCGAGTACCGAGGCGATAATCGCCACCAACCCGCATCTGGACGAGGTGTTGATTGCGGAGCGGACACGGTCGCTGATCAGTCAGCTTCGATTCGCCGCTGCGCTGCGCGGGCGGCGCTTTGATCTCGTGGTCGATCTGACTGATGGTGATCGGGCGGCGATCCTGAGTCGTCTCACCGGGGCCGCCGTCAGAATCGGCTTCAATCGGGAAGGCCGCTGGCGCGGGCGCCTCTACACCCATGTCGTACCGATACAGGCGCAGCCGGTGTCGATGATCCGCCAGCATCTGATGGCGCTGGAAACCCTGGCGATTCCGGTGGTGAATGACTCATTGCCTGTGCTCAGAACTCGCGCGTCCGACGATGCCGCGGCCTGCGCGGCGCTCGGCGCCGTCGGTATCGGCCCCGGCGAGCGCTTCGTGGCAGTGCATCCCGGCGCGCGATGGTGGTGGAAAAGCTGGCCTGCCGATCGGTTTGCGAGCCTTATCGATCATATGCAGAAAACGCTCGGAATGAAGGTCGTGCTGCTCGGTTCCGTTCCCGATCGGGAGATTGCGGAGGCGATCCTCGACCAGGTAGAATCCGATTGCCGGTCGCTGGTCGGTCGTCTTACACTTCTGGAGCTGGCCGGAGTGCTCCGACAGGCGACCCTCCTGGTCGGAAACGATAACGGTCCGATGCATATCGCGGCTGCGATGGGTACGCCGGTGATCGGCCTTTTTGGCCCGGCTGATCCGAGAATCTGGGGGCCGGTCGGTCAGGGCCATGCCGTACTCTACAAGGGGATAGACTGCCGGTCCTGCTTCCCTGACGGGTGCCGGCGCGGCGAACAGAACTGTATGCGGTTGATTGCGCTTGACGAAGTCATCTCCGTCGTAGAGCGGATGCTCGAAGAGCCCGGTCTGTACGACAGCGAACCGGCGCTCACGCGGACCGAGGTCGTATGA
- a CDS encoding 3-deoxy-D-manno-octulosonate 8-phosphate phosphatase, with protein MSIDPRLQEKAKAIRLLITDVDGVLTDGRIFYSADGVESEAFFVRDGLGLRMARQAGLLTAILTGRVSGAVAHRAKELGITEIHHGVLDKLHVYEMLLQRYGLTDETAAYIGDDLNDLPVLRRAGFSAAPADADPQVRTTVAFVTTQGGGRGAVREVIDLILKAQGRLEPFVEGRWPGSEEERPGGGFFLTSNRGMLQ; from the coding sequence ATGTCCATCGACCCTAGACTACAGGAAAAGGCGAAGGCGATACGCCTGCTCATCACGGATGTGGATGGCGTCCTGACCGACGGGCGGATCTTCTACAGCGCCGACGGGGTGGAGAGCGAGGCCTTCTTTGTGCGGGACGGCCTGGGTCTGCGCATGGCCCGTCAGGCGGGGTTGCTGACGGCAATCCTGACGGGGCGTGTGTCTGGGGCTGTTGCTCACCGCGCCAAGGAGCTGGGTATCACGGAGATCCACCATGGGGTTCTGGACAAGCTTCATGTCTACGAGATGCTCCTTCAGCGGTACGGCCTGACCGATGAGACGGCGGCGTATATCGGTGACGATCTGAACGACCTGCCGGTACTCCGTCGGGCCGGCTTCTCTGCGGCGCCGGCCGATGCCGACCCGCAGGTACGAACGACGGTCGCCTTTGTGACGACGCAAGGCGGCGGTCGCGGCGCGGTCCGGGAGGTGATTGATCTGATTCTGAAGGCCCAAGGCCGGTTGGAGCCGTTCGTTGAAGGACGATGGCCGGGTTCTGAGGAGGAGCGGCCGGGTGGCGGCTTTTTCTTGACAAGCAACAGGGGTATGTTACAGTGA